A genomic segment from Neodiprion lecontei isolate iyNeoLeco1 chromosome 1, iyNeoLeco1.1, whole genome shotgun sequence encodes:
- the LOC107219373 gene encoding uncharacterized protein LOC107219373 has product MEAEVLVNTICPSPEELSVIVKSVRCLECGLEFQNEPRLRLHDLKVHKQGNLAKNDKKNIQYHCPVSSCVYALKSERYFTTMKYLKQHYLKVHAAKTFMCTQCSKCFSTEAAKDAHVRICGVQFTCNCLKVFSTYEALLTHAKRYKHIIDNKYKLLLKKTKLKTLPAVQVTIVNVGKPVNILPNSIDGSNTYTYLMDGKLKVTCDAAMQTDEFKRAKKVSSPLKSVAARRRISQQTQTGGLKTEKHHKTSAETQTNERYIMTKSTQQESNSHMLKDWKCRKSELPKDLNSTILKEDLNFADNFETQNLFSNSPLPLSHDVGLQDLWEVKNTSGTQTNEENFLEDLNENVTQTDLNIFYNHDEPTLMHSGSQTTNLNNIQYIEDNSIGNTLSFARIGSVGHTDSLLMEKMFDNKFSSIETQTELAFTRELFDQDTSFTYSSNTETQTTESFENMDELLYSNTCTQTSDEILLSDLGFSDIQTQTAWPQISDATVSTETQTKISKSVQNDSSIGRSWLHAQTNHMETQTELLNFFRDLN; this is encoded by the exons ATGGAGGCGGAAGTTTTGGTTAATACGATATGCCCGTCGCCAGAGGAATTGAGTGTGATAGTAAAGAGTGTCCGATGTCTGGAATGCGGGcttgaatttcaaaacgaGCCTCGACTCCGACTCCACGATCTTAAGGTTCACAAGCAGGGAAACTTGGCGAAAAATGACAAGAAAAACATACAGTATCACTGCCCCGTTTCCTCCTGCGTATACGCTCTTAAATCCGAACGATACTTCACAACTATGAAGTACCTTAAACAG CATTACCTCAAGGTACACGCAGCTAAAACCTTCATGTGTACGCAATGCTCCAAATGTTTTTCAACCGAGGCTGCCAAGGATGCTCACGTTAGGATATGCGGTGTGCAATTCACCTGCAATTGCCTCAAAGTATTCTCAACTTACGAAGCTCTACTTACACATGCCAAACGCTACAAGCACATAATAGACAACAAATACAAACTTTTACTCAA AAAGACAAAATTGAAGACATTACCAGCTGTTCAAGTCACAATTGTTAATGTCGGCAAGCCGGTTAATATCTTGCCAAATTCCATAGATGGGTCTAATACTTATACTTATTTGATGGATGGAAAACTGAAGGTAACTTGCGACGCAGCTATGCAGACGGATGAGTTTAAGCGGGCGAAAAAAGTGTCTAGTCCGTTGAAAAGTGTGGCAGCAAGGCGTAGGATATCGCAACAGACTCAGACAGGTGGTTTGAAAACGGAGAAGCATCATAAAACATCTGCAGAAACACAGACAAACGAGCGTTACATCATGACGAAATCCACGCAGCAAGAATCAAATTCACACATGTTGAAAGACTGGAAATGTCGGAAGAGCGAACTGCCCAAGGATTTAAACTCCACGATACTAAAGGaggatttgaactttgccgataattttgaaactcAAAATCTGTTTTCAAACAGTCCATTGCCTTTGAGTCACGACGTCGGTTTGCAGGATCTTTGGGAGGTGAAGAACACATCGGGTACTCAGACGAACGAAGAAAATTTCCTCGAGGATCTGAACGAAAATGTAACCCAAACCGatctaaatatattttataaccaCGATGAGCCTACGCTAATGCATTCTGGTTCCCAGACTACGAATCTCAACAACATTCAATACATTGAAGATAATTCGATCGGTAATACTCTCTCCTTCGCGCGGATAGGTAGCGTCGGACACACGGATTCTTTACTGATGGAAAAGAtgtttgataataaatttagCAGTATTGAAACACAGACTGAGCTCGCGTTTACACGGGAGCTCTTTGACCAGGATACCTCCTTCACCTACAGTTCCAATACGGAGACCCAGACCACCGAGAGCTTTGAGAATATGGATGAACTCTTGTACAGCAACACGTGCACCCAAACTTCGGACGAAATTCTACTTTCAGATTTGGGCTTTTCCGACATTCAAACTCAGACTGCGTGGCCACAAATCAGTGATGCTACGGTGTCTACGGAAACGCAAACCAAAATATCAAAATCTGTACAGAACGATTCCAGCATTGGGAGGTCTTGGTTACACGCGCAGACTAACCACATGGAGACTCAGACCGAacttctgaatttttttcgggATCTAAATTGA
- the LOC107219374 gene encoding transmembrane emp24 domain-containing protein 7, with product MDYWMTWFLLGALLGAVFDASSVELTFELPDNAKECFYQDIEKNVSSTLEFQVVTGGQYDVDVTLEAPNKEIIYRQVKTQFDSHTFTPTISGVYKACFSNEFSTFSHKLVYMDFQVGDELPLPGLGEHVTVMTQMESSAQEVHQNLNSILDYQTHHRLREAQGRKRAEDLNERVMWWSVMETLAILITTIGQVFVLRDFFTERNPYPKS from the exons ATGGACTACTGGATGACGTGGTTCCTGCTCGGTGCGCTTCTAGGTGCCGTATTCGACGCGAGTAGCGTAGAACTAACCTTCGAGCTGCCGGATAATGCCAAAGAGTGCTTTTACCAGGACATTGAGAAGAACGTATCGTCGACCCTCGAGTTCCAG GTCGTGACCGGTGGCCAGTACGATGTTGACGTCACACTGGAGGCGCCGAACAAGGAGATAATATATCGTCAGGTGAAGACGCAGTTTGATTCGCACACGTTTACACCGACGATATCCGGGGTCTATAAAGCCTGCTTCAGCAACGAGTTTTCGACCTTTTCGCACAAGCTTGTGTACATGGACTTTCAGGTCGGAGATGAACTCCCTCTGCCTGGTCTTGGCGAGCATGTCACGGTTATGACTCAG ATGGAGTCGTCTGCGCAGGAGGTGCACCAAAATCTGAACAGTATTTTGGACTACCAGACACATCACAGACTGCGAGAAGCGCAGGGTCGAAAACGGGCCGAAGATCTTAACGAGCGAGTGATGTGGTGGTCGGTTATGGAGACCTTAGCAATTCTGATTACAACAATAGGACAGGTCTTTGTCCTGAGAGACTTTTTCACCGAACGAAATCCTTACCCAAAGTCATAG